Within the Eleginops maclovinus isolate JMC-PN-2008 ecotype Puerto Natales chromosome 13, JC_Emac_rtc_rv5, whole genome shotgun sequence genome, the region AAATGTGTCTAGCTAAAATAGAATAAAGGCCGATAACTACAGTGTGCGTAGTTCAGTGGACACATACAACGGTTATGGTTGAATACCACATTTGTTATCTAGTACCTGATCTTCGTTTCGTTTCGTTTTAACAAGAATCGACGACGTGCGGATACTGAGACATACAAATTGAGAGATAATACCATTATGTACATCACCTGTAATCCACCTTGAGGATACCAGCTGCTGGCATCACTATTTCACTACACAAGGTGCAAGTACACGGATTCCCCCTGAACGTTTTCAATGGCAAATTGACAGCGCTGTTAAAGCCGGAGAAGAGTACTTACTTACATTTACAGTGAAATTGTACTTCAGTCGGTCGCTGTGATATGTGGTGTCGTCGGTGTTGCTGCTGTCCCCAGCACGGTTAATTAGGTCAGTATTCCTCTCAGCTTGTTCAGCTGATGTGCCAGTGAAACCTCAGTACTGTCAAGTGATAAATACTGCTTCCGGTGgctggattttcaaaataaaaacacttaatttcACAACCTTTGAAACCCTTGGCGGATGAAACATGCACACTGGTTCAAATGGACGATACTTATCAGAATGAATGTGTAGTCCACAAAATAAGCCTAAGAGTATGTACACAGACCCTAACTAGATACTAGTTTTAACTGCGCTGCATCTTAATTTATACTGAAGACGATTGACATTAATCCTACTACTTCCGCCTTGCGCCACCTGCCGAACAGTTTGAAAGAGGAACACATTAAGGTAAACACTAACCCCTAACCTTCAGCGATTTAGTCActtaatgttgtatttatttctaaaacaatataataaaagtcaaatgtctTCCGTGACCTCAATGTATAATACAGCTTCACTTCTCCGACATTACAACACACACCAAAATGGCGTCTCCACCTTCCAACTATCCCTCTTGTGATTGGCCCTTGGAGATTGTAAGAGTGCTTTCATTGGTTACTCACTTCTTTATTTTGACACTTTACTTCCGGATAGTGTGCTCACAAGCTGTTGCGGCGCGTGATAAGAGTTGTCAACAAAGTAAGTTATTTTACAAACGATTGCAAATTCGGATTTAACTGTCCAACGGTTACCTACCGTTATTTAGAAATACTCAGCAGACCAACTGAACAGTGTAAAATTAGGCCGCTTTCGTTTCCTTTAACGGTGTGGAGCTAATGATCTGCTATTCAGTTTGAttttccatctttctttttattaacagTTACAACAAGGTCGTAATGGCTGACAGCGAAGATATTACAACTGTCCTTAGCAGCCAGCCTCCTGTGaaagaggagcagggaggaggagaaggtggaggaaGCTCAGACAGGGATGCAGGAGGAGGTTTGACTGATGCCCAGAGAGAGGTGTTGGACAGATGTCTGCAGGCTCTCAGGCAGGCTCAAAACGACAGTCACACAttggctgctctgctgctggtaAGTGTCTGTCTATGTGATGTTAAACTCAACTGAGAATTTACCGAATATTGCCATATTAGTGTTTATATACCAACTGTATGCATTTAAAACCCTTTAAGTAATACACTGGCATGCAGAGAAATATCTGCATTGATATACACAGAATGAGGTTGAAAGAAGAGGAACTGTTACATTTaatctgctttaaaatgttacttactATACTTCACCCACTCTTTTACAGACTGTAAAACACCCCTACATAATGTATTTAGAGTTActatattatatgtatatttaaatagcACTAAACATAATGTGTAATCtatacaccttttttttttactcctttgTAACTCCAGCACATTGTCCTCTTACCTTGCATACAGAgctctttaattatttttgttttgatatctTATTGGAAGACCAGTGTACAAGAGTATTTTGCCTATATTTAATACATTGCTGTTTACATTCTGTTCACAGAGGTTTCTAGAGGGGCTTATTAATTAACTTCATGTAGCTAGGTGTAACTGAGTGTATACAGGGTTATGTATAGGAACAAAGAATCAGACCTAAACACTGACAGgtcagtgttttctttctcctctcttgtctTCAGATAACCCGCTTGTGCCCAGCAAACCAACTAGACAAAGCCACCTTGAGGCGCATCTTTGAGGCTGTTGGCCTGAACCTTCCTGCTCGGCTTTTGGTGACGGCGATCAGAAGGAATGAGAACTCCGGCCTGCCCCCACAGGAGCTCCTCTCGCTGGGCACGGCTCTGTTGGCTGCCCTGAGCACGGACCCAGAAATGGCCTGCCATCCCCAGCTCCTCACTACCATCCCGGTCCTGCTGGGCATTTTAGCAAATGATCCTCTGAACCACAAGAAACAGGAAGCCCAGGAACCGAACCAAGAAGTAGAGACGGGTCCAGATTGCAAAGTGCAATCAGCAGAGAGTTCAAATGCAGAAGGTGATCTTTCCAACGAGGCCAAATCAGGAGGAGAGGGCAAGACTAGCAAGACAACAGGTGACAACAGCAGTGAAGCAAACGGAGTATCAACATCTCAAGAAACCTTCCCTTCCTCCAAGCTGGATGAGGCCATAGCTGCTGACTGCTACCAGATTCTCACAGCTGTGTGTGCTTTACCGAGAGGTCCCGACCAGTTACTGAGCAGGGGGGCCGTTCCCACTCTGTGCCAAGCAGTGCAACAAAACCAGACTTTCAGCCATGAGAAGGGGCTTCCCTTGCTGGGATGCCTTGTAGCTGGTAGAACCAAGGACCGAGTGTGGAGTAAACACTCTGCAGAACTCGTCACTCTGCTGGTCAAGCTCTCTAAAGACTTCTCCCAAGCCAAAGACCAGACCAAGATGGACATGTGTTCCCAGTTGGTTCAGTTTCTCCCGCCAGCAGGAGTGGCAGTAGAGAGCAAGGAGCTGAAAGAAGTCGTGGCCTCTGTGTGGGGGGTGTTGAGACCGATGTTGCAGTCTAAACTGACACCAAGACAGATCGGGCCAATCCTGGTCCTCAGTGCGTGTCTGCTGGATTTGTATGGGTGGGAGTTTGTTGGACCGCCAAAGTTCTGCTGCTTGCTGGTGAACCGAGCCTGTGTGGAGGTCAGGATGGGTTTGGAGGACACGCCCGGGAATGAACCGAGCCCagaactgcaacacacactcacaggtaGGGTTGCAAAATTCAGagaattttcaaagatggaaacTTTACATGGGAAttaacgggaatttaagggaataaacaggaatttatgGGAATAAACTGGAATTTATGGAAATAAACTGGGAGTTTTCAAAATTGAAAGTTGGCTCTTCATAGGGATCTTAAATATAGTtggggaaagtatattttagcataatcttgactaaaacaaacaggTGCCATTCAAGTATATCCATGCCATTCCtcaatcacatgcacatagcACACTGCTTACTGCATGGCTATTGAAACCACACCCACTACAGGCACTGTGCATTCCTCCATCATATGCACATATGATTTCTAGAAGACTGGACCACACTTTTGAGCCCAAAGCACACGAGTATCGAAGCTACACATTTGAACCTGTGGAATACACAAAGTGAAGTAAGGTTTGATGATATTATGggataatatatttattttatgttgaaatTGCAAATATCACATACAGATGCATTCATGTATTAGATAGCTAGCTGATAACTTAGAGGCTAAATAAACCATAGCTAGCATCACTTCATTTACCATCTATGAGGCACTCTTATAAAGATGCTAGCTAcctcaaatgtgatgctgtttttatctgcaagatgttttgaagatcATTCCATTTGTTTAGCTAGCTTaactatttatatatctgttcaGGCCATTGCATCAATTCCCAGTTAGTTCCCATGAATTCCTATAACTCCCATtattcccatggaaagtttccaatatggaatatttccaaaattCCCCAGCTTAACTTCCCATGGAAATTTACCGGAAATTTAACGGAAATGTTCCACCCCTTTGCAACCCCACTCACAGGTAGTGTGAATATgtgatgtactttattgattgTGATTAAACATCTGCCTTACACCTATCATTCACTTAGCTTGACTTGACAATTCTTGTGAATAAAtctgaaactttttttttaatgatttttttgaaaatatctCAGACCGGCGGCCATTTTGCATTTTGCTGCCTTTCTCCCCACTTTCTCTAAATAAtctaaaactgaaaaacagtCCAAAATAATCCATAATTcgcaaattaaatacaaatatcaaagaCAAAACCATCACTATGccccctttttttaacattaaaaatatatattttctcgttttgttctgtttgataaatgcttTGGCTGTCATGGTTTGTGTCTAATTTTTCTCATTGTCCAATTGTGTGTGATGAGATCGGTATTAAGCTAGTGTTGTGAAACCATGTTGGTAAGGTATTTCACGAAACAGGATTCCGCCATCCTCCTCTGTTACTGAAACCTTTCTCATTGCCTCCTTTTCCCAGGCTGTTACAGAATCATGGAGGCTGCCATAGAGCAGGCTTGCTGTGTGGGGATGTCCCAGGCTGCTCCGCCTCAGAGCTCCATCCCCTCCATCAGTCTGCAGCAGAGCAGGCAGGTCCTCGGGGTGCTGGAGGAGGCCTTCTCCGCCTTAATTTACCACCTGCAGCAGGTGAGAGGAGGAcctttttatattcattatttgcATCCAACAAGCTACTTGTTGCTGGTTCTGTAAATCTATTCCTTTGTGTGTCAAATGAGTCTTCCTACTGCTGTGATAAAAGTGTGTATCCTAAGGGGAAACTGTTACCTTCTCAAATGTGATGATTTGCTGTTCCGGTTTCTGTTATTCGATGGtaaactgattatttttaacttttggtttgtttgattGGACAAGAAATAAGTGTCCTTGGActcaattatttatatattttttaatgttctatTACTAAAAGGGAATTTAACAATAGGAACATTTATGCCTTGTTTTTGGGGATGAATCGGCCGGTTAAAAACTCAGGTGTTGAAAGAAGgagtaaaacatttcagtcacttCCTCATCTCTTCCTGTTCTCGTAGGTGGATCAAAGTCGCTATTGTGACCCTTTTATTTTCGCCACTTTCCGCTCTTTGTGCTCATGGCTTGCCGAGGAGACTTCCTGTCTGAAGGAGGAAGTGACCGGACTGCTGCCGTTCCTGATTGGCTACTCCCAGAGCCATCTGCAGGGTGAGAACCCGGAGCACGGCCTCTCTGATTGGATGTCTGAAATGTCTGTCAAAGAGGAAACGGGGGCATGGACGGGCAAAGAAGCTCTGAGGTAAAGGTCTGATAATTATCAGAGGGAACCAGTCATAAAGTGTATACTTTATTCCATAGGATCTGCAGTTTTGTGACAGTATCTGCATACCTCACACCCTCCATGCTCTTTCCAGGTATCTCCTTCCAGCTCTGTGCCACCTGTCAGCAGAGGAAGGTCCCAGGAAGGTGCTGCTCACCCTCGACACCCCGGCACTGCTTGTGGACTTTCTGTCAAAATCCTGGACGTCCCTAAAGGGGAAAGGTGGGGACGTCCTCAGCCAGGGATCCCAGCATGGAGACAGCCTGCTCAGCCCTCCTCAACTTCACCGTCACAGAGCCAGAGAGAGTCAGGTATCTGAGAAGTACTCCTGTAAAGCTAAGAATGATCTGTTGTTTACTAACAGGTATTGAAGGTGTTAATTTAAACTGTTTCTATCTGGTCGTCCAGGAAGAACCCATGTTTCAGAACGTTGGAGGCCCTTCTGAGTGAAGCACTACCTGTTTTGGTTCACAAACCCCGCCTCCTGGTCCTAGCAGCAAATTACTGCACACTGGGACTGATGATTGGCAGACTCAAATCAGCTCCTTCAGgtaataatgttttcttttcttttgtttaatcaCATTTCAATTTTTCCAGCTGTTTATGTGAAATTCGCTGAGCCATTTGTAtcatgtttccctttttaaattaagatttcCACAGTATTTTACATTGCAATACAGCTAACATTTGACATGTCATAGAAGGTAAAATCACAAGCATTACCAGTAACATTGACAATCAATCTATTCAAGCTTCACAgttattcataaaaataaataaataattattcatttccgtgtttcttcttttatatatgattcagatttgtttaaatgtcctgttttttgagctgtcaatcaacacTATAACACTTTGCTTacaactcttttttttgtttggttttccaGGGTCAGTTGAAGCCGGACAGAGGAGGTTCTTCTCCTCAGCTCTCCGGTTCCTCCGCGGCGCCCTGGACTCCGGAGCCAGCCCCGGCCCAGTCAGGGTGAGCCTTGGCTGGGAGGAGAGctgggaggaggtggaggagctgtGGAGGTTGAGTCTGCAGGCTCTGGGTGGCTGTGTGCGTGCTCAGCCCTGGATCTGCAGCCTAGTCCGAGAGGAATGTtggctcaaacacacactcactatgCTGAGTCAGTGTAGCGCACTGCCTGAGCCGCAGACACAGGGGGCGCTAGAGGAAGCTCTTTGTGCCATGGCAGACCAGTGCCCAGTCTGTAGAGCGGAGATTGGAGATGCCATTGGAAATGATAAAGGAGCTTTGGTCATTATGAGGAAACTGAAAAAGTCAGTGGGAGTAAAGTAAAACCAAACAGATAACTTTAATGGggtattttctgaaaaaaagtaataaagaaGGGATGTTACTCAAACCAAACATCAGTGTTTATTATCTGACTGACTAATGTGTGACCTTTTCCCCTGGACTTTATGGTAAGGAGAAGATGGCACTGCTGGTATTTGCAAAGTAGTTTGCGTGGAAAACAGGAAACTCAAAATAACGaacatatttttgtgtattGAAACCTCAAAGTTTATAGAACGCAGTGCTGTTCAAAGAACCACCTGTTTACACttcatttgtgaaatgttgatgtcataaataaaaaagctattttgttAGAAAACCTACCAGAAGCTCTTTTTggtcattctttttttaattcatgtagttctcaactttattttaatttatttttgactgCTAACTAGTTGAACACTTTTAAAGTCAATATGGGGGGTGGGTATTCTAGTCTCaagctctttttgttttcttaaaaatatCTTTTGTAGAAACAAATGTGCTTGCGGGCCACAGACAGTTCATACAGATGTTGGGACACAGAAACTCATTGTTTTAGTCTTTTAATGGAATCAGTTGACAGAAAATATCACCAGACTTAATCTTTACAGTGTATATTTATATCAAAGCAAAAGTGATTCGTTTTTCTATATAGTGAAATACTTATCAGGACATAATCCAAATCGTTTATTTTCCAATCTGTGTCAGAACCTGAGAAgtcttgtttttatgtcttGAATAAGTAGAATAGTATCAAGCTTTTACCCTGTTATTTCCtcagttttgaaaaaatgtaaaacatatttgtatacatgttttcaaatgttacaAAGCAGGATCACACAGCAGGTTTGTGTAAAGGTACATCTGTTATTAATCCTAAAAGTCTTTACATCATCCACCGCTAGATGGCGCACTGATACTTGTTTGGAATGTTGGAAAAAGATGAACGAATAAAAAATCAAGATTATCTCAAATggtacacttttttttatacagtGGAGAAGTGACTCATAACAAAAAATGTAGGTTCAAAATTATTGTTCTGAAAATATTTGCATAACATTTTTATGttctcctaaaaaaaaaagttatgtttaCAATAATAAGCAAAACATGCTTGGTGtttcaaagggagaaaatcaCCTTATTTTTAACATCGGtgctcctctgctgtgtgaGTGCCATTTGTTTAACCGCTTCATTCCTCCATGCACACACCGTGAAGAAAGTTTTAGTTACCCCCCACCGCGACTCCTGTCACCTCCCGCCCTCTTTTTGTCCTTACCCCCCTCCGTAACACCCATCCATACAAACTCCTGCATCATCTCCCTAACTAACTCACTCCTCTCAGCACCTTCAGCCCGTCTCCTCTCTACCCCGCGTCACTTTAACCCCTCAGATCCACCAACGGCACCATCATGCTCTGGAAATCCCGAACCAAGAATGACGTCCTGCaggtaaaagaagaaaaaatctcagtttgcctttttttttatttgtgcaatTTATCTTTCACCTGCCTGTCATGCACACTTTCAAGAATATTGTGCAAAATGATGCACATGTAGGGACTTTTTAACAGAAAACGGAATCCAGAAGTTGCTCTTTTTTGAGCTTTCCAAGTTGTGTGAAATTTTGAAGAAATGTGAATTATCTGAactataaaactgtaaaaacctAAACTAGGTCTAGATTTCCGTGTGTAAAATTCGACTGTGGCGTTAACTTGGACATTAAAGAATagagaatgtgttttttcttttttaaatgtgttttttataaagattatcttcaaataaaagtataaaaactctcatattttacaatatttttgtGCGTAAAATCCCAAATATTCTGTGTCATTGTCAAAAcgaaacaaacaataaatggaGGCACAGTGTGAGTTTAAATTAACGGAGCGTAATTGAATGAATATATCTCTTTAAGAGAAGTGGACCCTGTCGACCCCTCCCCTCATTCTGCCGGGTGCACGCAAAACCCTATAAGTAGTGCGCTCATGGAGAGTCTGTAGGACTCGGTGTGTTGTGCGCGTGTGTTTCTGACAGCAGCTTTTCATCTACGCGTAAAAGAGCTCCGTCACAgagagaacaagaagaagagaaggaaaagtAAATAACAGCTTTTGAAGTAAATGGACCGGTAAACAAGTCTGGATTACATCTCGGAGCATTTGGTGACATCCTTTAGTCCTTGGAAACCTGCGCGTCTTGTTGAATTTAAAATCCGGGGATATCCAGTGTGGTCCAGATGTTAATCCACACCTATTCCGCTATGGTGAGTTTCATGAAAGACTCGTGTTATTTAAACTGATGTATTGAATTACTAGTGACTTAATTTTAAGGAAGAGTTCATTTCCTACCCTGAAAAAGATGCGCGTAATTTGTCATCATCACTCAAGAAAAGCTAATTTAGAGTAAAAAAAATGGTACGAACAATACTTTATAATTTGATTTACGTTCTATCAATCGACTGGGAAAGTTACTTTATTGTTGTTAGTGAATATCTTTGACTGCcgttgaatacatttttggtAAATGGTGTCTTTCTCAGCAATATATTGAGTGTCAGATGTCCATACCTCTCAGTGAGCTTTTCTGACAGTGAGTTTAGTGTTGCAGCGCGGCGAAGATGCTCTTTGTCTGCAGTGTCACAGCAAGAGAGACCTGCTGAGAGTGAAGTGTCCACTCTCTGCACAAGCTGTGACATGCCGAGACACTGTCCATCCTTTTGGAGCAGTGTTACTGCGTTTGACAGCGTCAGATATAACATTTGATAGACTAAAATGATGACCACACAATACCGTAGAGTGTATAATGTGTGCCATTTATTTGTACTTATATGTGTGCTTTTAACCTGGCCTTTTGCCCGGCTGATAATGGACATTGGTCCACACCAACATCATTGATCCGGGTGACCCAGCTTTTTACAAAAATCCAATTTCACCAGGATGTGTGAGCAAAAATGTAGGCTAGTGAACTACATGGTGttacacacactgctgcctgCTTGCTCTACTTTCACAGGAAACTTGTAAactctaaatattttttttgtgagGATAAATTAAGCTTTTTTCGCGTTAATTCCCATTGTATGGGGTCAATGTGGTTCCGTTGACACAATGACAGATTATTTAAAGATGTAACCCCCCCGGAGCAACGTGTTGTTGTGCATTACCTGTTTCTTTGTGCAGCTTTTTCTTGGTGGCCGTGACCTTTCTGACACTGTTCAGCAACGATGCCAAGGGCGTCCTCTGCCAGTGTGCATCACTTCAAGCCTGCTGCTATTTCCAACCGCCTTGTAAAAATAGGAATACATTTATAAAgctgaatttaaatgaaaaaaccTTGTATATTTTGGCTATGTATGCATTTAATTACACGTGTTTTAGTCTCTCtggccattttttaaaatatttagtcCCATGTGGCATTTTAAGAGGACACTTGAATGACTTTGGGCTCCTGATATGAAGCTAACTTTGTTATTTCCTGCAGGACCGCGCAGACGGACTAAGCGGCTCTTCTCCGAGCGGCCGTCTCTCCCAGCTGTCCTCCCTGAACCAGGCCGGTTACTCCTCGGCTCCCCCGCTCTGCCACACTCCGGCATCTGACTTCCAGCCTCCGTACTTCCCTCCCCCTTACTCCCAGTCCTCCCTGCCATACTCCCAGAGCCAGGACTCATATTCCCACCTGTCAGACCCCTACACCTCCATCAACTCCATCCATCAGCATCAGCAAGTGGCATGGCACTCGCAGAGGTCGCGCTCCGACGACGGGGGGCTCCTTTCACAGTCGCACCGGGCTTTGAGCCTCGACCCCCGGCGGGAGTACGCAGCTGTGCCACGGCTGCTGCACGGGCTCGGGGAAGGAGCTGCAGCTCTGGGGGACGGTCCTCTTGGCATGCACCTGGGACACCACGGCCTGGATGATCTGCAGGTGAGTTTATTTAATTTGGATTAACAGTCTGTGGTTGCGCTAGCGTTGCGCACAGCTAAGGCCGTGCGTAAAGTCACATCTGTGCGCAAAACGTGAACTATTCACCAGCAAAATCTGGGTcctttttagttatttaaaaaaaaaaaaattaaatcccTTCATAATAACCCaatataaaagagaaaaagtgcaaaaatagCTGTCGTACTTTTAAAAGATGTGGATGTTCGCAAAAGGGCCCTTAAGGCAATTTATCTTCCGTTTCCTTCAAACGACACAA harbors:
- the ncdn gene encoding LOW QUALITY PROTEIN: neurochondrin (The sequence of the model RefSeq protein was modified relative to this genomic sequence to represent the inferred CDS: deleted 1 base in 1 codon) gives rise to the protein MADSEDITTVLSSQPPVKEEQGGGEGGGSSDRDAGGGLTDAQREVLDRCLQALRQAQNDSHTLAALLLITRLCPANQLDKATLRRIFEAVGLNLPARLLVTAIRRNENSGLPPQELLSLGTALLAALSTDPEMACHPQLLTTIPVLLGILANDPLNHKKQEAQEPNQEVETGPDCKVQSAESSNAEGDLSNEAKSGGEGKTSKTTGDNSSEANGVSTSQETFPSSKLDEAIAADCYQILTAVCALPRGPDQLLSRGAVPTLCQAVQQNQTFSHEKGLPLLGCLVAGRTKDRVWSKHSAELVTLLVKLSKDFSQAKDQTKMDMCSQLVQFLPPAGVAVESKELKEVVASVWGVLRPMLQSKLTPRQIGPILVLSACLLDLYGWEFVGPPKFCCLLVNRACVEVRMGLEDTPGNEPSPELQHTLTGCYRIMEAAIEQACCVGMSQAAPPQSSIPSISLQQSRQVLGVLEEAFSALIYHLQQVDQSRYCDPFIFATFRSLCSWLAEETSCLKEEVTGLLPFLIGYSQSHLQGENPEHGLSDWMSEMSVKEETGAWTGKEALRYLLPALCHLSAEEGPRKVLLTLDTPALLVDFLSKSWTSLKGKGGDVLARDPSMETACSALLNFTVTEPERVRKNPCFRTLEALLSEALPVLVHKPRLLVLAANYCTLGLMIGRLKSAPSGSVEAGQRRFFSSALRFLRGALDSGASPGPVRVSLGWEESWEEVEELWRLSLQALGGCVRAQPWICSLVREECWLKHTLTMLSQCSALPEPQTQGALEEALCAMADQCPVCRAEIGDAIGNDKGALVIMRKLKKSVGVK